The proteins below come from a single Mytilus edulis chromosome 5, xbMytEdul2.2, whole genome shotgun sequence genomic window:
- the LOC139523991 gene encoding BBSome complex assembly protein BBS10-like has product MAINYHKVELKTIVQICDTLDRIISHSLGPRGSKILLATETGQVIISSDGKTVLRKLQFGHPIARLIIDSMTRTVNFTGDGSKTFILYLSKFFHELLQQEFKSTSHNDCVCAIQKIKFEINSKLASFIKSKIPGSERAISSVTVREILRTSLSNSFQQRIIEHYVTMVNEAVCIHGQDDYLILNNIKCMVDNFDLFCVKVPSLPYSESKTLSPFLIQRRFAVFCQNNLIQYVRFLICLFPITGHPKNVETREIISLTNESSLIRFMDHHHCLLKKFVDMCKRENIQLILCSEQVSDQALQLFELNGISIVHYVPEEDYDWLLSSLKISPCTSIFEKLESNMVHSAKSCKPFILNGRQCVHLELDCQLPLPKMLIVCAPTEGLCNQAFLNLQKSLKTISSFLNSNNQKSLKDDDGNEKFGTEISVIGAGGSFEFLVSEFLSEYSQRESSCSIKLLCKILNTAVLQLPRILFHNNSPTKQLDLKLFLVLLEKISKARHAGKYLGIDRNGQEANLFDNGVLELFEPKIHILLSVLELIQQVLRIDYFVGVKNITQNNENFNEHDV; this is encoded by the coding sequence ATGGCAATAAATTACCACAAGGTAGAACTTAAAACAATTGTACAGATTTGTGATACGCTTGATAGAATAATTTCACACTCCCTTGGACCTCGTGGATCAAAAATCCTGTTGGCTACGGAAACAGGCCAGGTGATTATCTCTAGTGATGGTAAAACAGTGTTAAGAAAACTTCAATTTGGTCATCCTATTGCAAGACTAATTATTGATTCCATGACAAGAACGGTCAATTTCACTGGAGATGGCAGTAAAACTTTTAtactatatttatcaaaattcttcCATGAACTTTTACAGCAAGAATTCAAGTCTACAAGTCACAATGATTGTGTATGTGctattcaaaaaattaaatttgaaatcaattcgAAACTGGCTTCTTTCATAAAATCAAAAATACCTGGTTCAGAACGAGCTATTTCCTCTGTTACAGTTCGTGAAATTTTAAGAACGTCTTTATCAAACAGTTTCCAACAAAGAATCATAGAGCATTATGTTACCATGGTGAATGAAGCGGTCTGTATACATGGACAAGATGATTACctaattttaaacaatattaaatgTATGGTTGACAACTTTGATCTGTTTTGTGTTAAAGTTCCAAGTCTACCTTATAGTGAATCAAAAACTCTGTCACCATTTCTTATTCAAAGAAGATTTGCTGTGTTttgtcaaaataatttaattcaatACGTTCGATTCTTAATATGTCTGTTCCCAATAACAGGACATCCAAAAAATGTAGAGACAAGGGAGATAATAAGCCTGACGAATGAATCATCTTTAATCAGATTCATGGACCATCATCATTGTCTTCTAAAGAAATTTGTAGACATGTGTAAAAGAGAAAATATACAACTTATTCTATGCTCTGAACAAGTATCAGACCAAGCATTACAGCTTTTTGAATTAAACGGAATCAGCATTGTTCATTATGTACCAGAGGAAGACTATGATTGGTTGTTATCAAGTTTGAAAATAAGTCCATGTActagtatttttgaaaaattggaGAGTAATATGGTTCACAGTGCAAAATCTTGTAAACCTTTTATTTTGAATGGGAGACAGTGTGTTCATTTGGAATTGGATTGTCAACTTCCATTGCCAAAGATGTTAATTGTTTGTGCTCCAACTGAAGGTTTATGTAATCAGGCATTTCTTAATTTACAGAAATCTTTGAAAACGATATCATCGTTTCTTAATTCTAATAATCAAAAGAGTCTAAAAGATGATGATGGCAATGAAAAGTTTGGAACTGAAATATCTGTAATTGGAGCAGGAGGATCATTTGAGTTTCTTGTGTCAGAATTTCTTTCTGAGTATTCACAAAGAGAAAGCTCATGTAGCATCAAGCTTCTTTGTAAGATTTTGAATACTGCTGTACTTCAATTACCCAGAATTCTATTTCACAATAATTCGCCCACCAAACAATTGGATCTCAAACTGTTCCTTGTTTTGTTGGAAAAGATTAGTAAAGCAAGGCATGCTGGGAAATATTTAGGAATAGATAGGAATGGTCAAGAAGCTAATCTGTTTGATAATGGTGTTTTAGAGTTATTTGAACCCAAAATTCACATTTTGCTCTCAGTGTTGGAACTTATACAGCAGGTGTTACGAATCGATTATTTTGTAGGAGTGAAAAATATAACTCAgaataatgaaaattttaatgaacatgatgtataa